The Bernardetia litoralis DSM 6794 genome includes a window with the following:
- a CDS encoding OmpA family protein — protein sequence MRFILLLFSFLLLFQNFVFGQNTIKEGLQNLQSKNYPKAISIFDELLKKEPQNTALLYNRAYATLLLHQSNKVIEIKTEDLRFKNFQSQHDTLKHAYKLTSQALENYRNLSESDKNKLISEGIGNFKDVFNLKEGIAKASSNLIVDAFYYVPFQRLPLTPPYNRPENADTTQALRHILVLQATDFLETYQKTRAYDGIKNARRSLLKEFITIPDLRARGTGNGYLYEKYYAYILEDYTEEELRNIIPEFYGADWNFPKYGYKNKEEYKKLEAFAKSKSLTVLELFGKLNLHYKGVIYENKMCLNCDLYSDFINEFAPHQLAFVAVQKLASQFIVDKKWSEASAVYQKFKPLFVNKNFGKQDDFDKIIALLNQKEDNLRLKNLGKNINTGGYETAPVPFVNSYGNEGLYFCRMDLGTGQDVYYSFYENGKYSKAVRLPDGVNTNTHEVPQSVSFDGNTLVLFGNYGGLDAYKIELRQQNNKLGNGDLFFAERNTKGDNNNSNSPTWGRIKAFPFPVNTPNYEAGLSFSADGNAVVFSSDREGVIGNHLPKAPKDRLYFHGREEFNIDIFVSEKNGETGEWNEPINLGEIINTPFAETQPFLHPDMKTLYFVSDGHYGIGSGDIFMSKRLNPNSWTEWSEPVNLGKSINSPFLDGFYMGTSGEFAFIVLKNTETANQNQNNSYKTNYDIYRFEVPERFRPEPVLPPTIITGKLIDKNGKGIQTQIFIEDLGTGKIISSTQSSAKDGSFKVQISSNLFSNSNSSNPKIGMYAKEKGSFSTSQNISITTNKKGGNETNQNSSSNSTSQTSKTGMKDKPIIYTTNQNLEIYKISELINGETTVRLNNLFFDFDSYALQETSLPEIERLFEILKDNPTLKVKIEGHTDNTGKAEYNLQLSKNRAKAVSEQLISLGIDKSRVTFEGFGSQRQIADNFNDEGRAKNRRVEFRLSE from the coding sequence ATGCGTTTCATTCTACTACTATTTTCCTTTTTATTATTATTTCAAAATTTTGTTTTTGGACAAAACACAATCAAGGAAGGATTACAAAATCTTCAATCCAAAAATTACCCAAAAGCAATTTCTATTTTTGATGAATTATTAAAAAAAGAACCTCAAAATACGGCTTTGCTTTATAATCGTGCTTATGCTACGCTTTTGTTGCATCAATCTAATAAAGTCATCGAAATTAAAACTGAAGATTTGCGTTTCAAGAATTTTCAATCTCAACATGATACTTTAAAACACGCTTACAAATTAACTTCTCAAGCCTTAGAAAATTATAGAAACCTGTCAGAATCAGATAAAAATAAACTCATTTCGGAAGGAATAGGCAATTTTAAAGATGTTTTTAATCTTAAAGAAGGCATTGCAAAGGCTTCTTCAAATTTGATTGTGGATGCTTTTTATTATGTTCCTTTTCAGCGTTTGCCACTTACGCCTCCTTATAATCGACCAGAAAATGCAGATACAACGCAGGCTTTACGTCATATTTTGGTTTTACAGGCAACTGATTTTTTGGAAACTTATCAAAAAACTCGTGCTTATGATGGAATTAAAAATGCTCGTCGAAGTTTGTTGAAAGAATTTATAACTATTCCAGATTTACGAGCTAGAGGAACAGGAAATGGCTATTTGTATGAAAAATATTACGCTTATATTTTGGAAGATTATACAGAAGAAGAACTTCGAAATATCATACCTGAGTTTTATGGTGCAGATTGGAATTTTCCTAAATATGGCTACAAAAACAAAGAAGAGTATAAAAAATTAGAAGCCTTTGCAAAATCAAAAAGTCTAACTGTTTTAGAGCTTTTTGGTAAACTCAATCTTCATTATAAAGGAGTTATTTATGAAAATAAAATGTGTTTGAACTGTGATTTGTATTCAGATTTTATCAATGAATTTGCACCTCATCAATTAGCCTTTGTAGCTGTTCAGAAATTGGCTAGTCAGTTTATTGTAGATAAAAAATGGAGTGAAGCGAGTGCAGTTTATCAGAAATTTAAGCCTTTATTTGTAAACAAGAATTTCGGTAAACAAGATGATTTTGATAAAATAATTGCTCTTTTAAATCAAAAGGAAGACAATCTAAGATTGAAGAATTTAGGAAAAAATATTAATACAGGAGGCTACGAAACTGCGCCAGTTCCTTTTGTTAATTCCTACGGAAATGAAGGACTTTATTTTTGTAGAATGGATTTGGGAACAGGGCAAGATGTGTATTATTCTTTCTATGAGAATGGAAAGTATTCAAAAGCTGTTCGTTTGCCCGATGGCGTAAATACAAATACGCATGAAGTTCCTCAAAGTGTCAGTTTTGATGGAAATACATTGGTTTTGTTTGGAAATTATGGAGGTCTTGATGCGTATAAAATTGAATTGAGGCAACAAAATAACAAGTTAGGAAATGGAGATTTATTTTTTGCAGAAAGAAATACAAAAGGCGATAATAATAATTCAAATTCTCCTACTTGGGGACGTATAAAAGCCTTTCCTTTTCCAGTAAATACGCCCAATTACGAAGCTGGTTTGAGTTTTTCGGCTGATGGAAATGCTGTTGTTTTTTCTTCAGATAGAGAAGGTGTAATTGGAAATCATTTGCCAAAAGCTCCCAAAGACCGTTTGTATTTTCACGGAAGAGAAGAATTTAATATTGATATTTTTGTAAGTGAAAAAAATGGGGAAACTGGAGAATGGAACGAGCCGATAAATTTGGGCGAAATTATAAACACTCCTTTTGCCGAAACGCAGCCTTTTTTACACCCAGATATGAAAACGCTTTATTTTGTTTCTGATGGTCATTATGGAATTGGAAGTGGCGATATTTTTATGTCTAAAAGATTAAATCCTAATTCTTGGACAGAATGGTCTGAGCCTGTTAATTTAGGAAAATCTATCAATTCGCCTTTTTTGGATGGTTTTTATATGGGAACTTCGGGAGAATTTGCTTTTATTGTTTTGAAGAATACAGAAACAGCTAATCAAAATCAAAATAATTCTTACAAGACAAATTATGATATTTATCGTTTTGAAGTTCCTGAGCGTTTTCGTCCTGAGCCAGTTTTGCCTCCTACAATTATTACAGGAAAACTGATTGATAAAAATGGAAAAGGAATACAAACACAGATTTTTATAGAAGATTTGGGAACTGGAAAAATTATTTCTTCGACGCAAAGTAGTGCAAAAGATGGTTCTTTTAAAGTTCAGATTTCAAGTAATTTATTTTCAAATTCTAATTCCTCAAATCCAAAAATTGGAATGTATGCAAAAGAAAAGGGTTCTTTTTCTACTTCTCAAAATATTTCTATCACTACAAACAAAAAAGGAGGCAATGAAACAAATCAAAATTCTTCATCAAACTCTACTTCCCAAACGAGTAAAACAGGAATGAAAGACAAACCAATCATTTATACAACAAATCAGAATTTAGAAATTTATAAAATATCTGAACTCATAAATGGAGAAACAACGGTTAGATTGAACAATCTTTTTTTTGATTTTGATAGTTATGCGTTGCAAGAAACTTCTTTGCCAGAAATAGAACGTCTTTTTGAAATATTGAAAGATAACCCAACTTTAAAAGTGAAAATTGAAGGACACACCGACAACACAGGAAAAGCAGAATATAATTTACAGCTCTCAAAAAACCGTGCAAAAGCTGTTTCAGAACAACTTATTTCTTTAGGAATTGATAAAAGCAGAGTAACTTTTGAAGGATTTGGTTCACAAAGACAAATTGCTGATAATTTTAATGACGAAGGAAGAGCAAAAAATAGAAGAGTAGAATTTAGATTATCTGAATAA
- a CDS encoding bifunctional UDP-3-O-[3-hydroxymyristoyl] N-acetylglucosamine deacetylase/3-hydroxyacyl-ACP dehydratase gives MKTNQHTIQKSVTVSGIGLHTGVKSTMTFLPAKPNHGIKFCRIDIEGRPVVDADVDFVVDVSRGTTIEKGEARVNTVEHTLAALVGLEIDNVMIELDGPEPPIMDGSSIDFINKLKEAGLEEQNVPRNFFEIDTSIHYTDADKNIEIAALPLDNYRLTVMVDYNSPVLGSQYAALNDISEFEKEVASCRTFCFLHELETLYNNNLIQGGDFDNAIVIVDRVLSDEEMARLAKMFNKDKIEVKKEGTLNNVELRYKNEPARHKLLDLVGDLALIGRPLKAQILAARPGHAANVAFAKKIKKRIQKASGVQIPKYDPKMPPVLDINQISKVLPHRYPFLLIDKVIYLDETSVVGVKNVTMNEPFFQGHFPENPVMPGVLQIEAMAQTGGILVLNTVDDPNNYWSYFIGIDNCRFRQKVLPGDTIIFKCELVAPIRRGIAKMKGQAYVAGKLVCEATLTAGIVKKD, from the coding sequence ATGAAAACCAATCAACACACAATACAAAAATCCGTTACTGTTTCAGGAATCGGACTACATACAGGCGTAAAATCTACTATGACTTTTTTGCCTGCCAAGCCAAATCATGGAATAAAATTTTGTCGAATAGATATTGAAGGAAGACCTGTCGTTGATGCAGATGTAGATTTTGTAGTTGATGTGTCAAGAGGAACAACCATCGAAAAAGGAGAAGCACGAGTAAATACAGTAGAACACACTTTAGCTGCACTTGTAGGCTTAGAAATCGATAATGTAATGATAGAATTGGATGGTCCTGAACCTCCAATTATGGATGGAAGTTCTATTGATTTTATCAATAAATTAAAAGAAGCAGGCTTAGAAGAACAAAATGTACCTCGTAATTTCTTTGAAATTGATACAAGTATTCATTATACAGATGCTGATAAAAATATAGAAATTGCAGCTTTGCCATTGGATAATTACCGTCTTACTGTAATGGTAGATTATAATTCGCCTGTTTTGGGAAGTCAATATGCAGCTTTGAATGATATTTCTGAGTTTGAAAAAGAAGTAGCAAGCTGTCGTACTTTTTGCTTTTTGCATGAATTAGAAACTCTTTATAATAATAATCTTATTCAAGGTGGCGATTTTGATAATGCTATCGTGATTGTAGATAGAGTTTTGTCAGATGAAGAAATGGCTCGTCTTGCAAAAATGTTTAATAAAGATAAAATTGAAGTTAAAAAAGAAGGAACATTAAATAATGTAGAACTTCGCTATAAAAACGAACCAGCAAGACACAAACTTTTAGATTTAGTAGGTGATTTGGCTCTAATTGGTCGTCCTTTGAAAGCTCAAATTTTGGCTGCAAGACCAGGACACGCTGCAAATGTTGCTTTTGCCAAAAAAATTAAGAAAAGAATACAAAAAGCATCAGGAGTTCAGATTCCAAAATATGACCCAAAAATGCCTCCTGTATTAGACATCAATCAAATTTCTAAAGTTCTACCTCATCGTTATCCATTTTTACTTATTGATAAAGTCATTTATTTGGATGAAACTTCAGTAGTTGGAGTAAAAAATGTAACAATGAATGAACCCTTTTTTCAAGGGCATTTTCCAGAAAATCCAGTTATGCCAGGAGTTTTGCAAATTGAAGCAATGGCACAAACAGGTGGAATATTAGTTTTGAATACAGTTGATGACCCAAATAATTATTGGTCTTATTTTATCGGAATTGATAATTGTCGTTTCCGTCAAAAAGTTTTACCAGGGGATACAATTATTTTTAAATGTGAACTTGTTGCACCTATTCGTAGAGGAATTGCTAAAATGAAAGGACAAGCATATGTAGCAGGAAAATTAGTTTGTGAAGCTACTCTTACGGCTGGAATTGTAAAAAAAGACTAG
- the lpxD gene encoding UDP-3-O-(3-hydroxymyristoyl)glucosamine N-acyltransferase: protein MELTTQAIANLVGGKVEGDEKAKINTVAKIQEGEAGAIAFLANPKYENFIYETQATAVLVSETFEAKESISTTLIRVPDAYTAFGKLLTAYQQMTQMKKVGIEKPSFQASTSNWGEDVYLGAFSYVGENTLIGNNVKIYPNSYIGDNCRIDDDTIIYAGVKIYSNTKIGKNCVIHSGAVLGSDGFGFAPQKDGSFEAIPQIGNVVLEDNVSIGANAAIDCATMGSTLLKKGVKIDNLVQIAHNVQIGKNTVIAAQSGVSGSSEIGENCILAGQVGIVGHIKIADKVTIAAQSGVSKTYTKTGGNLLGSPANEHHQQIKNFVVMKNLSSLKKKVDDLDRKINSND, encoded by the coding sequence ATGGAATTAACGACACAAGCGATTGCCAATTTGGTAGGAGGAAAAGTAGAAGGTGATGAGAAAGCAAAAATTAATACTGTTGCTAAAATCCAAGAAGGAGAGGCAGGTGCAATAGCATTTTTGGCAAATCCGAAATATGAAAATTTTATTTATGAAACTCAAGCTACGGCTGTTTTGGTGAGTGAAACTTTTGAAGCAAAAGAATCTATTTCTACTACACTTATTCGTGTTCCTGATGCTTATACGGCATTTGGAAAATTACTTACTGCTTATCAACAAATGACACAAATGAAAAAAGTAGGCATCGAAAAGCCTTCTTTTCAAGCCAGTACAAGTAATTGGGGCGAAGATGTTTATTTGGGCGCATTTAGTTATGTAGGCGAAAATACATTGATTGGAAATAATGTTAAAATTTATCCCAACTCGTATATTGGAGATAATTGTAGAATAGATGACGATACTATTATTTATGCAGGTGTAAAAATCTATTCAAATACTAAAATTGGTAAAAATTGTGTCATTCATTCAGGTGCTGTTTTGGGAAGCGATGGTTTTGGTTTTGCTCCTCAAAAAGATGGTTCGTTTGAAGCCATTCCTCAAATTGGAAATGTAGTTTTGGAGGATAATGTCAGTATTGGTGCAAATGCTGCTATTGATTGTGCTACAATGGGTTCTACTTTACTCAAAAAAGGTGTCAAAATTGATAATTTGGTTCAGATTGCTCACAATGTTCAGATAGGAAAAAATACTGTTATTGCTGCACAAAGTGGCGTTTCGGGTTCTTCTGAAATTGGAGAAAACTGTATTTTGGCTGGACAAGTAGGAATTGTTGGACATATCAAAATTGCTGATAAAGTAACCATTGCTGCACAAAGTGGCGTTTCAAAAACTTATACCAAAACAGGAGGAAATCTTTTGGGTTCTCCTGCCAACGAACACCATCAACAAATCAAGAATTTTGTAGTAATGAAAAATTTGTCTTCTTTAAAGAAAAAAGTAGATGATTTGGATAGGAAAATTAATTCTAATGATTAG